The Verrucomicrobium spinosum DSM 4136 = JCM 18804 DNA segment GGTGGTGAAGGACGGCAAGATTCAGCACTGGCTGAACGGCAAACTGGCAGGCGTAGTGGACACCAAGTCTGAAGAATGGAAGGCGGGCATCGCCAAGAGCAAATTCAAAGCTGTGGAAGGCTTTGCCCCCGGAAAAGGTCGCCTCATGCTGACCGACCACGGTGATGAGGTCTGGTGGAAGAACATCAAGGTCACGGAGCTCTGAGCGCCTGCGGCGCAGACAGAAGACTTTAAGACAAAAGACGAAAGACCTGAGAAGAGGTCTTTCGTCTTTTTGTAGCAGCTTGGAGAAGTCTGATCTGACTCAGGTCTTTTGTCTGGAGTCTTGTAGTCTTCTGTCTTCGTCTTCAGCATACCCCGCTGACCAGGCACACAATATCATCGGGCGTGGTCACAATCTCTGCGGCACCATTTTCGCGAAGTTCGGTCTCGCCGCGGAAGCCCCATTTGACACCGACGGCGAGCATGCCGGCATTCACCGCGAGTTGCATGTCGATCCCTGAGTCGCCGACGTAGGCGCATTCGGAAGGTTCTACACCGAGGGTCTTGCAGATCTCAAATGCGCCTGCGGGGTCTGGTTTCTTGGGCACGCCGGAACGGGCCCCCAGCACGATCTCGAAGGGTGTGTCCGGGAAGAAGTGTTTGCAGCAGAGAAGTGTGAAATCGTGGGGCTTGTTGGAGAGAACTGCGAGCTTCATGCCTCGTTCGTGCAGTCCCTGGAGGGCTTCTTCAATGCCCACGTAGGGGCGGGTTTCACTCTTCCAGGTGTCGTGGTAGTGCTTCTGGTACTCGTTGACACGGGCCTCTATGTCCTCGGTAGCGAGCATTTCTGGGGGTAGGGCGCGTTCTACGAGCGCCCGGACGCCGTCTCCGACGTATTTAGGGAAGACCCCGAGAGGTTGCCGTGGGTAGCCACGGGCCTCTAGCATGCGGTTGATGGCTTCTGCCAAGTCTGCCAGAGAATCAATGAGGGTGCCGTCCAGGTCGAAGATGAAAGCTTTCATGAGAGTCGGATTCCGTCACCAAGCGCAGACCGGGCAAAATGCCAACCGAAAAGGCTGGTGGGGGAGTGATGGGGATGAGAAGGTTGGCACGACTCTCGCTCAAAAGCTTCACATCTCTTGATAAAACCGTTGCAAAAGTCTCCTGTTACAAGCATCAATTAAACATCGTACAAATGGCTGCGCCTTTTCCAGATGTCCATTCTGCAAGTCAGGCGAAGGCCGAGACGGGCAGTAGTGTGCCTGCGGCTGAGGCGAAGGTCGTGCCGCCGGTGATTTACCGCCCTAACGTGGCGGCCATCATTCTCAACATGGACAATTCCATGCTTGTGGCTCAACGCTCCGGTCTCCGGAGCGCCTGGCAGTTCCCTCAAGGAGGGGTGGACCCCGGCGAAGGCCTGGAAGAGGCTCTCTTTCGTGAAGTGGAGGAGGAAGTGGGGATCCGACCGGAGAATATACAGCTCCTTGACCGTAAAGGGGGCTACCGCTACGATTTTCCCAAGGGGCGTCTCAAGTACGGAATCTACGGAGGGCAGGAGCAGGTTTATTACCTGTGTCGTTTCCTTGGTAAGGACCGGGACATCAATCTCGATACAGAACACCGCGAGTTTGACCGCTGGCGGTGGATCAAGCCGGAGAAGTTTGACATGGAGTGGGTGCCGCGCTTCAAGCGCGACGTCTATCTGCGTGTGTTTCGAGACTTTTTTGGAATGGAGAAGTAGCCCCCTCGATCGCAACCTTTAAGGGCCGGACCTTCGGACCCAGATTCAGGAGCAGGCGTTGGACTTGAACAAGAGCATACTTCGGACCTGGGGCACTCTGGCGGGTGTTTGGGAGCAGGTGAAGTCGTTCGCCTTGGATCACCCGCTGGATCCATTTCCCCTGCGTCACACCCTGCGCGGTTACAATACCGTCAAAGCCAAGGCTGACCTGAAGGCGGGAGTGACGGTGGCGCTGTTGGATCTGCCGCAGGGAATGGCCTATGCGGTGATAGCGGGCCTGCCCCTCTGGTATGGGGCCACGTGTTCTGCTGTGGCCGCACTGGTGGGGCCGCTGCTGGCCAGCTCCCGGCACACCATTCTGGGGCCGACGAACGCCACTGCCTTCATCACATTTTCCTACTTTGCATCGCACCCGAGCATCAATCAGCTCGCGTTGATGCCGATGCTGGTTTTCCTGGTGGGGGCGCTTTTGCTGCTGGGGGGCTATTTCCGCGTGGCCGATCTGGCGCAGTACATCAGCCGAACTGTGATTGTGGCTTATGTGACGGGTGCCGCGTTGTTGATCATGGTGAATCAGCTTCCGGCTCTGCTGGGGGTCACGATCCCGAAAGGGGGGGCATCGCGAACGCTGTTTGGCACCTTGGGGGCTCTCCTGGATCGGTTGGGAGAGGTGCAATGGACATCAATCGTTCTTACGAGTTCCACCATCGCACTGTTCGTTTTATTGAAGCGATGGCGTCCCCAATTGCCCACCTTTGTGATCGTGCTGGTGGCCATGTCCGGACTGGCCGCCTGGATGAAGTCATCCGGCTTCCCTGTTGTGACCTATGCGGATGCGAAGTTTACCATTTACGATTTGCTTCCGCCATTCCCGGACTTCCTTTCAAAGGATGTGGCCGTACAGTTCAGCCAGTTGTTTGGTCTGGCGGTGGCTATCGCTTTCGTGGCCACGCTGGAGCAGAGTGCGATGTCGAAGACCATCGCATCCCGCGGAAATTACCGGGTCGATGCCAACCAGGACATGTTGTCTCTCGGAACGGCGAACCTGGCGTGTGCCTATCTGAGCGGCATGCCTGCCAGCGGATCTCTGACTCGCTCGGCCTTGAACTTCGAGAGCGGGGCGAGGACGCCGCTTTCGAGCATGATCAACGGCTCAATCTGTCTGGTGGGTGCCCTTACCATAGGTCCACTGGTGGCGTACATCCCACGGGCAGTACTGGCCACCCTGGTAATCTGCATCGCGATATCACTCATTCACCGGCGTCAGATCCGCATTTCCCTCCGTGCCACCAAGTCGGACGCGTTGGTTTTCGTGGTCACCCTGGCGTCCACGCTGCTAGTGCCGCTGCATGTCGCCATCTTTACCGGCGTGGGCGTGTCCATCATGCTCTACCTGAGGAAGGCCAGCCAGCCCTCGCTGGTGGAGTATGAGTTCAACAAGGAGGGGAATCTGGCCGAGGCACAAGGCAAGGAGAGGCAGAACCCCTCCATATCCATCGT contains these protein-coding regions:
- a CDS encoding HAD family hydrolase, coding for MKAFIFDLDGTLIDSLADLAEAINRMLEARGYPRQPLGVFPKYVGDGVRALVERALPPEMLATEDIEARVNEYQKHYHDTWKSETRPYVGIEEALQGLHERGMKLAVLSNKPHDFTLLCCKHFFPDTPFEIVLGARSGVPKKPDPAGAFEICKTLGVEPSECAYVGDSGIDMQLAVNAGMLAVGVKWGFRGETELRENGAAEIVTTPDDIVCLVSGVC
- a CDS encoding RNA pyrophosphohydrolase; this encodes MAAPFPDVHSASQAKAETGSSVPAAEAKVVPPVIYRPNVAAIILNMDNSMLVAQRSGLRSAWQFPQGGVDPGEGLEEALFREVEEEVGIRPENIQLLDRKGGYRYDFPKGRLKYGIYGGQEQVYYLCRFLGKDRDINLDTEHREFDRWRWIKPEKFDMEWVPRFKRDVYLRVFRDFFGMEK
- a CDS encoding SulP family inorganic anion transporter, with protein sequence MNKSILRTWGTLAGVWEQVKSFALDHPLDPFPLRHTLRGYNTVKAKADLKAGVTVALLDLPQGMAYAVIAGLPLWYGATCSAVAALVGPLLASSRHTILGPTNATAFITFSYFASHPSINQLALMPMLVFLVGALLLLGGYFRVADLAQYISRTVIVAYVTGAALLIMVNQLPALLGVTIPKGGASRTLFGTLGALLDRLGEVQWTSIVLTSSTIALFVLLKRWRPQLPTFVIVLVAMSGLAAWMKSSGFPVVTYADAKFTIYDLLPPFPDFLSKDVAVQFSQLFGLAVAIAFVATLEQSAMSKTIASRGNYRVDANQDMLSLGTANLACAYLSGMPASGSLTRSALNFESGARTPLSSMINGSICLVGALTIGPLVAYIPRAVLATLVICIAISLIHRRQIRISLRATKSDALVFVVTLASTLLVPLHVAIFTGVGVSIMLYLRKASQPSLVEYEFNKEGNLAEAQGKERQNPSISIVHVEGDLFFGAAELFRTQIQRTCSDPNLKIIILRLKNARHLDATSVMALEELIRVMKQANRHLIISGAMRDVVRVLKNSGLIEVLGRENLFMGNASNPNLSTRDALKRAQEILGFREADVHIYYDPRHSRKGDGGGSAGSPAG